AGTTAGCTTAGTTGAAGCACGCGATCGCGTTTCTCCCTCGCTATTACAGTCGCCACCCCATCCATTTGAATTAAAAGTACCAGCAAGCGGATTATATAATAACGTATGGACTCTTGAAGCTTGCCTACTTACAAAAATCATGCAGCCAGTATTTTAGTTAATTTTCTCAAAAACAAACAAAACTGATTATTGCTGCAAGTTTTCTGTGCTGACATCTCTATTAACATCTACTGAGCCATTTGTATCAACACTTAGTGCTTCTTTTGTAAAATACTTTAAAGTTGAAGCTAAAGCTAGTTGAGAAGCTACTTGATAGGCTACCTCTTTCGAGATTTCTTGGTTTTGAGTTAACAATTCAACAAAGCTTTCAAAATCACGCATCACACAATATCTGTGTAATGCAGATTTCTTGTCTATGAGATTAAATTTTTCGTCAATCTTCGCTTTTGCTTCTTGTTCTGCCTCAGCAATTGAATTGACAAACCCGCCATTATGACATAACTCACCAAAAATTTTATAGTAATAAGCCTTTCTGCTTAGTAATTCCTCTTCAATGTGAATGGAATGAAACTTATATTCAATTTTGTATTTTTTAGATTCCATAAATATATGACATCACATGATTAACTCAAAATAATGTTGAATTTGTAGGATTTTTTGGTTAAGCGCTCCAACTATAACCTTATACCCCCACATTGCTGGTGTAGGGGATTTGTGAGTATTATCATCTTAAAGTTGCAATTTCTCATCTAATTCTGGAGTAGTTATCAGGATAAAGAGATGCTGCAACAGCTTAGACTTATTTGCGGAAACGTCTTTTACTTTGTCTGTGTCTTGCAACTTCTTTACGCTTACGTTTTTGCTCTGGCGTTTCAAAATGACGATTTTTCTTCATATCTGGAAAAATACCAGCCTGGGAAACTTTTCGCTTAAAACGACGCAAGGCTGATTCAATTCCTTCACGATCGTCTACTATTATTTGAGTCATTCTATGTCCTTACTATAAGTAGTATTGCTTAGTGTGAAGCCATCTAGTAAATTTGAGAAAAAAAGGACAGACTCATTCTCTGCCCTGAAGACGTTAGAGTTTAAATTTCTGAAGTTCAAAGTTTAGTAGCGGTTCCGAAAGCCAGAGTTATTTCGGTTCCCGCCAAATGAGCCTCTATCTTCTCTAGGCCTAGCTTTGTTCACTTTCAAATTACGTCCCATCCACTCAGCACCATCAAGAGCTTCAATGGCAGCATTTTCTTCTGAATCTGTACCCATTTCTACAAAAGCAAAGCCACGCACCCGGCCTGTTTCACGGTCAGTGGGTAGTGAAACCTGCTTTACAGAACCATATTTTGCAAAAACAGTATTTAGAGTCTCTTGTGTAACTTCATATGAGAGGTTGCCTACGTAAAGCGACATAAATTGTTTCCAAAATTAAAATTGTGTGGAGATTTAAATTTCGGAAACAAGCCTGTCAATAACAAAGAGTAAAAGCCTGTTAATAATAAAAACAAAATTTGTGTCCGATTTTTATTCTCATCTTCAACCTTAACACGATATTCAGTCACTCTACAGAATATCTTTCTAAGGTCTGAGTGGCAGATTGTACAAGGATATTTTTGTATTCATCCCTTAATTTTAGACGAAATATAGTGAAACTTCGCTATATCGCTTATGTACGCATAAAGTATTTGTGAGGCTTTCTTGTTGGATGAGGGCGATGTTAAAGCATTTCACTCATAAAAATTGCCTTAATTCCTACCTTATTTATTGAAACAATCTTAATAAAAAATAAATAAGTTAGATGTAAGCAATAATTCTAAAATTGAAAAATAATATTATGACAAATCAAAAAATAATTTGACTGGGGAAAATAAATTAATAAATCTGTGCTAATCTAAAAACAGGAATCAAAAGTATGAATGCAAAAAGACTTCAAGACAATATTGAGGTAAACTCGATAAAGTCCTTTTGCTCTGGTAAGTCCGCTTCAATATCGTTATACTTTTTAGTAACGATAAACAAAAGCCAGATCGGTAAGATAAACACCTCAGTAAGAGCTTGAAGTCAATCATAACTTGCTTAGGTAATAGCCAAGTAATGTTTGGCTATACTAGTTAGTTAAACCACCAGAAGTAATTACTCTTAGAGTCTAAGGAGAAAGACTCTTAGTACATCCTGGCAATCCGAAATAAATTAGAACGGTTACTGAACTTGGTAGAAGCAATATTAACTCTTTTTCATTGCTCTCTCTATGTTCTGGCGACTGCTT
The genomic region above belongs to Calothrix sp. NIES-2098 and contains:
- a CDS encoding ribosomal protein S21, whose protein sequence is MTQIIVDDREGIESALRRFKRKVSQAGIFPDMKKNRHFETPEQKRKRKEVARHRQSKRRFRK
- a CDS encoding RNP-1 like RNA-binding protein, whose translation is MSLYVGNLSYEVTQETLNTVFAKYGSVKQVSLPTDRETGRVRGFAFVEMGTDSEENAAIEALDGAEWMGRNLKVNKARPREDRGSFGGNRNNSGFRNRY